One Oceanispirochaeta sp. genomic window, CCTCAGCTGGCTGCCTGAAAGATTCAGAATCAAAAAGAAAAGAGCAATGATCAAAAAAAACCGGAAATTCAGCTGATTCTGAAAACGGATACCCTCGGCTCCTGAATTCTCATTCAGGGAAGAGAGATCCTGAATGATATTTCCCGGTGTCTTCACATCAGAAAGATCATAGTAACGGCCCGAAGCAGTATCGGCCATTTCCTGAAGAAGGTTCTGGTTCAGGCGGGACACCACGGCCTGGCCGGAGGAATCACTGATGATCTCTCCCGATGCATCGTAGAGCAGGCTCCCCTGTACTGTTCCGGCTCCCGCCACAAAAAGAGCTATGTCATTCAGAGTACACTCACGAGCCATTGCAACAGGATTGCCTTCCAGGGACTCTCCATCAGTGATGAGAAGAATGACCTTCCTTGCCGGTGACCCCTGGGGGAAGGCTTCCATGGCCTTTCTAAGGCCTTTGGCTATGTCCGAACCGGGGACTGTATACAGAGAAGGGCTTAAACTGCTGACCGCAGAAGACATAATGATTTTATCCTCAGTCAACGGCACCATTGTGTAACCATCACCCTTAAAAATGACAATACCATTTTTTCCTCCAGAGAGGTTGCCCGTCACCGAACTGATCAGCTCCCCGGCTCTGGTGAGTCTGTCAGGATGAAGATCCTGAGCCAGCATACTGCGGGATATATCCAGGGCAAAAACAATATCCAGACCAAGAGATTCATCCTTGACCGGCTCCTGATTCCAGGAGAGACCAGCCCTGGCCAGAAGTGAAAATGAGAAAAAAAGGAGCATGGTCAACCAGTAAAATATGGTTTTAACAAAATAGACGTGAAAGATTCTTTCTTGACGCCACTCTCCCCCCAGACGTATAAGGAGATTCCGGCCAATTCTGAAATTGATGAATGCCGGCAACAGGAGAAGGAGCAGAGGGAGAAAGAGCCAGAAGACCTTAGGAAAGAGTACGGTCACAGAACCTCCCGGATAATGACTTTCCTGAAAAGGAGGTCTATAAGAATCAACGCCAGACCGATCATGATGAACCAGCGGTACAGGGGGACTGTCCTGACCTGTATCCGCACTCGTTCTTCGATGGTCTCCAGTGAATCAATGGATCTGAATACCGACTCCAGTGTTCCAGGAGTGGAGGCCTTAAAAAAACTGCCTCCCCCGGTTTCCGCCAGGTTCTGCAGAAGGGATTCGTCAAAGCGGCTGTTCAGATTGCCAGACATAAGCAAGCCGCTGACAGGATCAATATATTCAAAAGGAACATCTCCCTCTCCACCGATCCCGATGGTATAGAGCCTGATACCCATCCGGGCTGCCATGGAAGCCGCAGCGGCAGGCTGAATCTCTCCAGCATTGTTATCTCCGTCTGTAATCAAAACGATGACCCTCTGTTCTGCCCGGCTTTCAGACAGATGAAGCACGGCGACGGCCAGGCCCATGCCGATAGCTGTCCCTTCCCCCAGCTCCATGATTCTGGACTCATCCAGGCGGGAGAGGAAGCTGACATAATCTGTTGTAGGAGGAACCTTGAGCACTGCTTCATCTCCGAAGCCGACAAGGCCCACCGCATCATTTTTTCGGGCGGAGACAAAGAGTTTAATCATGTTGATCGCCGAATCCAGACGGGTTTCCGGCGGAAAGTCCCGGGCAGACATACTGGGAGACTGGTCCAGGACAATGATGATATCGGCCCCCCTGTTGAGATAGATCTTTTCATGAATACTCAGAGCTGGTCCTCCCAGAGCCAATCCCATAAAAACGATCCCTGTCCAAAACAGCAGGGCTGATAAAAACAGGAGGAATTTCAAACCTCTCTGCCTGATCTGAACCATCCCTTTCCTCCAGATCGCGGTAGAGACCCGGAGGGATCTTCCCGAAGAGGGAGCAAAATGACGGATGTATACAAATACAGGGATTAGTATAAAAAGGAACAGATATGCGGGAGACTCAAAGGTCAGCATGCTTTTTCCTCCAGTCTTCCAGGGCTTCCGAAACATCCTCTACCTCACCCAGCAGTTGCTCCCGATCACTGTAAAGGAGTTTATCCCCGGCAAATTTGACCCGATCCACTCTATGAAAGAAGTTAATCAGAGACAATGCAAGGGTTTCGTGAATGCGGGAGTGATTCAGAAGGTATTCTATTTCGGATGTGGTTGAACTCGTCAGATCCTGATGAAACCGGGTGGACAGGTACTTTTTCAATCCTCCGGTGAAGGACAGATAGAATTCCTTTTCGGGCATGCTGACCATGGTCCTGCGGATACTTCGGATCAATCTCTGAAACCGGCGGTACGGGAGATTCAGTTGATAGGTTCGAATTATATTCACTGTTCTGGTACGGATAACCTTATAAAGAAACAAGAGGAGTATAGGCAGGGAAAAAAGCAGAGAGACCAGCAAGGCCCCCACAGCCCGGGTACCGGGAATCAGCAGAGGAGAACGGATCTCTGACAGCTCTCTTGAAATCCCGGAATCAAGTATGGAAGATGTAAAGATTTTCAAATCCACCAGACTCAGATCTCCAATATCCAGAGGAGGCAGGGCTCTCGTTCCCGGATAATAGGGAATGAGGCGGAGGACCACATAGGAATCCTCCCCCCGGGGCTCAATGTCAATGGAAAGAAAACGGACCCAGCCAGGATCCGGAAAAGTCTCCGGACTGCTCAGATCCACTGGCTGATCCGTCTTGAGGACGAAAGACATCTCAACCGTATCACCCACATAATAGTCGGGAGGTAAAAAGCTGAGGTTGTGGATCTGATAATTCTGTGCCATCAGTACCCCTGATGTCAGGCAGAACAGCAGCAGGAGAGGGATTCTCTTCATTTCCTTTTTTTTCTCCGTTCAAAAAAATACAGAAGCTTCACTGCCGGATCATCTTCAGTAGAAATTTCGAGAGTATCCACTCCGGCGGACTGACAGGTTCTGAGCCAGAGGTAGCGTTCATGCTCCCAGAAATCCCGGTACTGCTGACGCATGGACCTACTTCCCAGGGCATTGAGGGTCTGTCCTGATTCAGGATCTTCCAGACGAACAAGTCCTGCTGCCGGAAAATCCCTGTCCAGGGGATCTGTCAACCGTATGGCGATAACATCATGCTTTCGTGCCAAAAGGGTTAATTCGGTTCTGTAATGACTGGTCCTGAAATCAGAGAGGATCAGACAGATGCCCCGTCGTTTCATCGTTTTGGACGCAGTCTTACAAGCCAGAGCCAGATTGGAACCCTTCCGGCCCTCCTTGACAGACAGGATATGGGTAATCTGTTTGAGGACATGCTTTTTACCCTTCCGGGGCTGTATCTGTTCTTCTATTCTGTCAGAAAAAAGCAGGCTTCCCACCTTATCATTGTTGGCAACCGCGGCCAGGGCAACAATGGCAAAAAGATGTCCTGCCATATCCCGTTTATTCACCTTACCGGAACTAAAAAAAAGGGAACTCGACGTGTCCACCAGAACCTGCAGAACCACTTCCCGTTCTTCCCGAAATGTTTTGGTATAGGGTTCTCCCATCCGGGAGGTTACATTCCAGTCAATAAACCGGGTATCATCCCCGTCGCTATACTCCCGGACTTCGTCAAACTCCAGCCCCGGCCCCTTAAAAACGGAGTGGTAATTTCCCGCAAATATGGTATCCACCAGTTTTCTTGAGGTAAAATGAAGCTGTCTGACTTTTCGGGAGATCTCTTCCATTTCAGGGAACCGTTACAATGGAAAGGATATCCCTGATCACATCGTCACTGCTCAATTCTTCCGATTCGGCTTCATAAGACAGCACAATTCGATGCCGCAGAACATTGTATGCCACCGCCTTGACATCTTCAGGGAGGACAAATTCACGATTTTCAAAGAGTGCCTGAACGCGGGCACACTTAAAAAGGGCGATAGACGCCCTGGGGGAGGCACCGAACTCGATAAACCGGGTGAAGGGGAGCTGATTCCGTCCCTTCACCCGTGAGGCATTGACGATGGAGACAATGTACTTCCGGATACTCTCATCTACTCTGATGGAGGAAACCAGTTCCTTCAGGTCCAGAATAGAGTATTTAGAAAAGACTCTTCTCAGGGTCTGTTCTTCCCGCCTATCCAGCTGATTCAGAATAGCCAGCTCTTCCTGCGGGTTGGGATAATCCACCTTCAGTTTCATGATAAATCTGTCCAGCTGAGCTTCGGGAAGCTGATATGTCCCTTCATGTTCGATTGGATTCTGAGTGGCCATGACAAAAAAGGGCTCAGCCAGGGGGTAAGTCGTATCTCCGATGGTCACCTGGGCCTCAGCCATGGCTTCCAGCAGGGCCGCCTGAACCTTGGCAGGAGCTCGGTTGATTTCGTCTGCCAGGATAATATTGGAAAAAACGGGGCCTTTCCGGGGGATAAACTCTCCCGTCTGAGGACGGTAGATCATGGTTCCTGTCAGGTCTGCCGGCAGGAGGTCCGGGGTAAACTGGATTCGTTTGAAATCCGCACTGAGAACATCCGCTACTGCCTTGACCATCTGGGTTTTGGCCAGCCCGGGGACACCTTCCACCAGGATATGCCCTCCCGTGATGATCCCCATAAGAAGGCCGTTCACCATATCTGCCTGACCAATGATTCTCTTGCCTATTTCATTCCGTGCCAGATCCAGAAGGGAAGCGGCATCTTTCATCATAGTTAGATTTTTACTTTCGTTCATCCTCGTTTCCTTACCTTTCCTTGTTCTTTCATCTATCAGGTTCTGTAATCTGCATTTTCCCGTACATATTCATAGGAGAGATCAGAACCCAGAACAGTTGCACCCTCATTTCCAAGACCCAGGCTGATCCGGATTTCTACAACCCTGTTATGCACGGGATATCCAGGACAGGGGATCGGCAGAGAGCGGTCTTTCAGGTAGTCACTCAGGGTCAGCTCTTTGACTGAATCCAGCTCAAAACGGCCCTTATTATAGATAACCTCGTCTCCCATGGAAATCCTGACATGTTCTTCATTCAGAGAAATATTATGGTTCCCTGCATAGTCTCCAACGGCCTGGACAAAGCGTCCCACATTGGGATCATTCCCAAAGACCGCGGTCTTACTCAGGGGTGAGTTGACCAGAGCCTTGGCAAAACCTTTCGCCTGCTCAGTACTCGCGGCTTCATCCACTTTGACTCTGATAACATGCCCACAGCCCTCACCGTTACGAACAATATCCTGGGACAGGTCTTTGCAGAGAACCAGAAGGGCCTGTTTCAATTCCTCAATCCCGACTTCTTCTTTCCGGTTGGAAGAAAAAAAGAACACCGAATCACTGGTACTCTGGTCGCTGTCAATGGAGATTCTATTGAAACTCAATTCGACTACTTCCGGGAGGACCCGCCTCATCATTTCCCGGGGCAGGGATACATCGGTGATCAGAAAAGAGAGCATCGTAGCCATATTGGGTTCAACCATCCCCGCTCCCTTGGCTATTCCGCTTAGACGGCCGGAACCCAAAGGAACAGAACGGACCTTGGGGAAGGCATCGGTCGTCATGATGGACTGGGCGGCACTCAGGAAGGACTTCCCCTGTAAGGCTCCCGCCAGAGCAGGACAGGCCGAAGTCATTTCGCCTACTGGCAGAGACCAGCCTATCACCCCGGTTGAGGAGGGAAATAAGGGCGCCTGGAGAGAACCCGACATTTCCTTCTGGAAGGAATCCAGGACCCGGCGGGCATCTTCCTCTCCAGAGGGAGTACAGACATTGGAAATCTTATTATTAATGAGAACACCCTGCATAAGGGGTTCCTCCAAAAGCTGCCGCCCGATGCGAACAGGGGCACCGGGAAACGCATTTTTCGTAAAAACAGCCGCAAATGACGGAGTAGGGTCATCCAGGACAAGGGCCGTCATCTTCATGGAAGCAACTGGTCCGTCCTGCCTTTCTTTAGGTGTAAACTCAAAGGAATGGACCGCTGTTTTAAAGCCTTCAGGCAGTGGGCTTAAAAGCTCCAGATGGTCCAGATATTCCCCGGTTGAATGAAATTGGTTCATAGAGTCCTATAATAACGAGGATCTGGGGAAAGGTCTATCATCCTGAAAGGCTAAACCTGCCTGTTCGAAGGCTCCCGGGAGGCTCCCTATTTATGTTGCAATCCCCGTTGATTTAGGCTTCAATGAACAGGGAGGATTTCATGGCAAAAACACTTATGATTCAGGGCACCTGCTCGGATGCAGGAAAAAGCATCCTGGTGGCGGCTTTCTGCAGAATCTATACACGCAGAGGATATCGGGTCAGCCCCTTCAAATCACAGAACATGTCCCTGAACTCCTTTGTCACACCCGAAGGGTATGAAATCGGCCGGGCCCAGGCGGTTCAGGCTCAGGCGGCAAAAAGAGCTCCACATGTCGATATGAATCCGGTTCTACTCAAGCCTGAAGGGGATTCCCGGTCTCAGATTGTCCTGATGGGAAAGCCCTGGAAATCCCAGGATGCCTCTGATTACTTTATGACAAAAAAAGCTCTCTGGGTGGAAGTAAGCTCTGCCCTGGACCGTCTGATGGACGACAATGATCTGGTCATCATCGAAGGAGCCGGAAGTCCTGCCGAAATAAACCTGAATGAACATGAAATTGTGAATATGGCTGTGGCCCGCTTTCTGGATGCCCCGGTTCTCCTCACGGGCGACATTGACCGCGGAGGGGTCTTTGCATCTCTCTACGGCACCCTCGTTCTGGTGGATGAAGACCGGCACAGAATCAAGGGCTTCCTGATCAACAAATTCAGAGGGGATGTTTCACTTCTGACCCCGGGGCTGAAGATGCTGGAAGACCGCTGCGGTGGCGTTCCCACTCTGGGGGTCATCCCCTTTATACCCGACATATATCTGGCTCAGGAAGATTCGGTGTTCATTGATAAAAACCGCCAGTTCGGAGACCGGGACGGACTTCCCCTGGTCGTGATCAAGCTGCCCCACATGTCCAATTATGATGATTTTGACCCGTTTTTGAATGAGAAAGGCCTCTCAATCCATTTTATCAGCCAACCGTCAGAACTTCCGGAGACAACTGCAGCCCTGCTCCTGCCGGGCACAAAGACAACCATTCAGGATCTTCAGTGGCTGAAGGAGACAGGACTCTTTGCAAGAATCCGCCAGCTGGCCGAGGAGGGGACTCCTGTGGTGGGGATCTGCGGAGGCTACCAGATGATGGGTTCAATGATCCAGGACCCCGAAGCAGTTGAGACCGGAGGCGGGAGCATGGAGGCCCTGGGTCTTCTGAATGCAAAGACGATCTTTTCAAAAGAGAAAACCACCCTCCAGACCCGGGGACGTCTCATTTTAAATAAAGGTTTCTTCAGGAATATTCACAACCAGAGCTGTTCGGGCTATGAAATCCATATGGGAGAGACCCGGAATCTGAGCGAAGGAAATGCCTTATACAGGCGTGAAGATGGAAGTTTCGATGGCAGCGTATCTGAGGACGGCCTCTGCTGGGGTTCTTACATGCATGGGATCTTCGACAATCAGACCCTCCGCAGAGCCTTTCTCATGTCACTGGGATGGCATCCCGGAGAAGAGGGCAAAAGCGAAGAGACCCTCAGGGAACAGGAGTTTGAACGCATCGCCGATGTGGTGGAACAAGCCGTAGACATGGATGCCCTGGACCGGCTGATCGGCTTGAAAGTGTGAAGGAGTGGAAATGGAGACGATTATAATCGGGGGGCTCACCCTCCTCTCAGGGATTCTTTTTTTTCTGCTTCTTTTAAAAAAGAGATCCCCCGGGGACAACGGAATGCTCCAGATGGGGAAAAGACTGGAACAACTCGATCGGCTGGCCCGGCAGGTGGAAGAGATGAACACAATCTTCCACTCTCCCCGCCTGAGAGGCGGACTGGGAGAAACACTCCTGGAAGAGCTGATCCGAAACAGGCTCCCCAGGGAGAGCTATTCTTTCCAGCATAGCTTTTCCGGAGGTCAGCGGGCCGATGCGGTGATCCGCATGGGCAGCTATAAGGTGGCGGTGGATGCCAAATTCCCTCTGGAACAGTTGAGCGGATTCTGGGAATCCTCCGATCCGGAACTGCCGAAGTCGGTGAGAAAAGTGTTTCTGAGCCACGCCGCCTCTATCGCGTCAAAGTACATTCTACCCCGGGAAGGGACCATGCCTTTTGCCTTGATGTACATACCCTCTGAAAATGTCTATTACAGAGTTTTCATTGCCGGATCGGCATCCCTGCAGGAAGAGCTGCTGAGCCTGGGAGTTCTCCCCGTAGGCCCCTCCTCTCTTTTTGTCTATCTGCAGACTGTAGCCTACGGCTTCAGGGGATTCAGTTTCTCCTCCCGCAGCCGGGAGATGATGCACCTGATCTCCCAGATCCGCAAAGACTACGATGTCTTCAGCAGACAGTACCTGATCGCAGGAACCCATCTGAAGAACTTTCACAAGGCCTGGGAAGACAGCGGAGCCAGACTCTCCGAACTGGATAGAAATATCCGCCGCCTGGATGAGTCTGACCCTGACGAATCTTAAGACAGGGTAAAAGAACCTTTTTTAATGAGGGGGAAGGCTTTTCCATCCTTGTCATATCCTGTGACATTCAACCTGGGAGAACCGATCATAAAGTCCGTATGAACCAGGGAGTTGTTGCAGCCGAAACCCTTGAGAGCCCCTTCTCCCGATGTCCCCGGTGGCATTTCAAGGCAGAAAGGATACCCTGCACCCAGGGCGATATGACAGGAAGCATTCTCATCATAGAGTATGGAACCGAAGATCAGTCCGCTGACGGCAATGGGGGATGACTCATCCACAAGAGCGACCTCTCCCAGGGAGCGGGCGCCCTCATCCATGTTCAGAAACTGCTCCAGTACATCCTTGCCTTTATCAGCACCGAAATCGACGACCCTTCCCTTTTCAAAGCGGAACCAGGCTCCCTCTACGGGAGATTCCAGAACCTTGAGAGACTTGGTTGTCCGTACCGTACCGTCACAGCGCTTGAAATCCGGAGTGGTAAACACCTCTTCCGTGGGAAGATTATTAAAGATCATCCTTCCGTCGGGCAACGCACCGGGACCACCGTGCCAGCGGCCGATGGAATTCAATCCGATGGTCAAGTCTGTCCCTTCAGCCTCAAAATGAAGGTGGTCCAGCTTCTTTTCATTCAGGATCTTACAGCGAGTCCAGAGATCCCGGCCATGCTCTTCCCAGGCCTCGGAAGGATCTTCACGGTCCAGCCTGAGGAGTGGTTTGAGGACCTCCCAGAGCTCCTCGGTCCTGGCTTTGTCGCCCAGTACTTTTATAGCCCATTCCGGCCCGGGAGAACAGATAACGCACCAGGGATGCTCCCCGTTCATCATAGAGCTGCTCACAAATTTCAGGGCCTTTCGGCTTGCTTTGGTTTGATGACTCAGTTTTCCTGAATCCACATCAGAAAGAATATCCTGCTCCTCAGTACTGTCAATCCGAATACGCGCCCAGTCTTCCGACAACATCTGATGGGCCCTTCCAATCTGATAATTGGGAATGTATGTGAGGGCATCCCCGTCCTGTGCCTCCAGACGGGCCTTGGTGATGTAATTATCCTGCACCGATATTTCCACAAACCCCGCTCCCATTGCATAGGCTTCTCTGGCCAGAGACCGGGCCATGTCATAGTTTCCAACATTGCAGTTTATTAGAAGATTCTGTCCTTTTTTCAGATTCAATCCCTTTTGAAGGACGATCTGGGCATATTTTTCATAATTTATCATGATCTGTTTCTCCGCGATTTCATCAATTGAACCATTATCAGCGGAATTCCGGGCATATGCCAAGGGAAAGAAAGACAAAAGTGCACTATTTTACCTGGTATCCGGGTTTCCCAGAAAGAGAATCAATGGAAAGTGATCAGAATAGCCGTCACTCCGCCAGCTTTCCCAGCCCGCGGGATGACCCTGATCATCGCACATCAAGGGGACTGCCATGCAGCGGCTGCTCAGATACTCCAAACCTGATTGATCCACCAGACCCCGGTCCAGAAAAAAATGATCGAGTTTCATCCAGCGGTTTTGAAAGAAATAGCTCCCCTCACTCTCCATCCCCTTCCAGGGAGAAAAGAGAACCGTTTTATCCGTTGTCAGAAAGGTATCTTCAGGATTCAGGCTGATATAAAGACTGTTCTGCCAGGAGACGTTCTGCATCTCTTCCACTGGAATTTGTGCCGTCTGCACACCCCCGGGTCTGAAGTCCTCCCAGGAACCGTTCAGATCACCTGCCACAACAAGGTTAACATCTCCCTGGTTTTGCAATTCCCTGATCCTTCCGGAAAGAACCGAGGCCGCTCTGATTCGGGCCTCTTCTGTACCAGCCTGCCCCCCAGCCCGGGATTTCCAGTGATTATTAAATAAAATCAGCCTTTCTTTTCCCAGGATGAAATGAATCTCCACTACGGGGCGCAACGGTCGCTTGCCATAGGAACCCGGAAAATGAAGGTGCACTTCCTGAGGGGTATATCGAGAAAGGATACCGCAGCAGATGGCAGATTCCCGGTCATCCCAGGCATCGATAAAACTGTAATAGCCATCAAGATACTCCTTGTTTAGAAGATCCAGGATTTGCCGGCTCTCCACTTCCTGCATGAGGATAATATCCGGAAGTTCAGAATCCACAGAAAGAAGAATTTCCTTTAGATTCTCCAGCTTGATCCTCATCTTAGCCTCATCCCAGTCAGACTCATGGGGGTCGTACTCTTCATACTCCTGTCCTGAAGATTGATCATCAAAGAGATTCTGAACATTCCAGGTCATGATGGATAGTGAAGCAATCTCAGGTTCTTCCGGCATGAGGCAGGAGAAAATCAGAGAGACCGTCAGAATAAGCAGAATATTCCCTTTCATGAAAACTCCTTATCTTTTTAGATACTCAGATAATAGAGTTACGGATTGAACTGACCGGGAAATTCAAAAAACCGACCCTCCCGGGCCGGTTTTTAAAATGATAGTACCTTAAGGATTTTTAGGATTTATCGAGTTGGTCCAGTTCGGCTCTTTTGCAGATGATCTTAGATACCAGTTTATATTCCAGACCGTCTTCGGCACTCATCCAGCAGTCTCGGTCGGTATCTTCACCTATCTTCTTCTCATCCATGCCGGTCTCGGCTGCAATGAGTTTATTGATTTTGACCCTGAGTTTTTCCAGTTCATTGGCATGGATTTCAATTTCTGTAGCCACACCCCTGATACCGCTTAAGGGCTGATGAATCAGATAATGAGAATTAGGCAGGCCAATTCTTTTATCAACAGGAGCGGCCAGGAGGATAAGAGACCCCGCACTGGCGACTAGACCCATCCCGATGGTATAGACATCAGGTTTGATAAAACGAATCATATCATAGATGGCAAATCCGGCATCCGCGTCTCCCCCGGGGGAGTCAATAAATACCTTGATGGAATCATCACTGTCCGCTTCCAGCAGCAAGAGCTGTCTGATCACCTTTTCTGCCAGTTCCTTATTTATCTCCCCAGAGAGCAGGATGGTTCTGGTTTTGAGCATTTTCTGGGAAAGGGCTTCCTGTTCACCTTCGGATTTCTGGCCCTTACCCTCTTCCTCCAGACGTCTGATCATTGTATAGTCTCCTTAATAGCTGTGCATCCACGGGATTTTTCCCGGTCTTCAACAAAATATATTCAAAAAGTCAGGAAAAGGCAATTTCTCCTGGAAGGAAAGAGACATGAAATCAGCATTTGTTGCCATAATCGGCCGTCCCTCTGCTGGAAAATCCACTCTCCTCAACGCCCTTTGCAGGGAAAAGATATCCATAACCGCCGATGTTCCTCAGACAACCCGTAATAAAATCCGGGGTATTGTCACAGAAGAAACAGGACAATTGGTCTTCATCGATACCCCCGGGTATCACCATTCGGATAAAAAATTCAATCAGTATCTGAAGGATGTGGTTTACTCCTCTCTGAATGAGGCTGATATGGTGATGTATGTGGTCGACTCCACCCGTCCCCCGGGAAGCGAAGAACAGGATCTCATCTCCCTGCTGAACCAGCAGACAGAGAAACCTGTTCTGCTGGTTCTCAATAAGGTTGATAAGAAGGGCAATTATAAGGCCGAGATCAGGGGGCTTATGACGACAAATGTCCATCCTGATGCCCTGATGGAAACCTCCGCTCTCAGTGGTCTTGGTATTGATGCGCTGAGGGACCGCCTGATTGAACTGGCCCCCGAGGGAGAGCAGATGTATCCGGCAGAATTCTACACCGACCAGAAACCGGAATTCCGCATCGCCGAAATCATCAGAGAAAAAGCAATTTCCCAGACCAGTCAGGAAATCCCCCATGCTTTGTATGTGGAAATTGCCGATACGGAGATGAAAGAAAACGAACTATGGGTCCGTGCCTTTCTGACTGTAGAGACCGAATCTCAGGTGGGAATCGTCGTTGGAAAAGATGGTAAAAGAATCAAATGGATCCGCATTGCCTCCCTAAAGGAATTCAGAAAAATCTTTTCCTATAAGGTCCGCCTTGACCTGAGAGTCAAGGTGAATCCCCGATGGCGCCGGAAGGATTATCTCCTCAAGGGTATGCTCAAATAAAATTCAGGACAAAGAAACTTTCTAAGAGTATCCATATTCTACCCCTACCTCCATTCTAAAGGACAGAAGGTAGGAGAGCAAAAAAATTAATAAAGCTTCAGAAGAGACAACACCTTTTCTTTCCCCAGAATATAAAGAAAGCTGATCAGACGTGGCCCTTTTTCCTTGGAAATAAGAGCCTGATAGACTGCCGTAAAGAAATCGGCCGACTCCAGATCCAAATCTTTCATCATGTCATAGACATTGGTACCAAACTCTTTTTCATCCATGGATTCAAGGTTCTTCTCTACCAGGAGAGCCAGCCTTCTTACAGCTGTCAGATTCTTTTCATCCAGCTCGATGGTCCCGTCATCAGGAGTCCTCAAGGAGTAACGAAAATCCTCGGGAGCAAACTCCTTCACCCAGCCCCAGGCACAGGCACAGCGTTGACGGAATCGCTCTTCCTGAGAAGCCTTCAGGTCTTTCAGGGAGTTTATCACCGCATCAATATCTCCAGAGTGCACCTGCAACAGGTTACAGAGATGACGGATCTGCATCTGATAGGGCATTTCAACAGGGACCTCCCCTACCTGGGACAATTCGTAGATCCGGGCCTGTTTTTCCCAATTTTTCAGAGCCTTGGGAGTCTCGGGTTTACTGAAATATGTTCGTTCACACTTGTCATAGTCTTCATAGATTTTAAGGACATCCAGATCAAAGCTGATGGCAAATTCGGTATTGGGTCTCGTTCCGGCAAAAAGATAACGAATGATTTCAGGTTGGTAGATTTCCAGAACATCCGGCAGTGAAATGACTTCTCCACTGGATGAGGAGATTTTCCCTCCCCGTCCCTTGATCCGGATAAAATCGTATTGAAATGTTACAGGCGGCTCATGATCATAGACTTCTTTTCCTGTTTTCCTGGCGGTATCAAAGGAACCGCCTTCGGAGTGGTGATCTTTTCCCGCGGGTTCAAAATCCACATCTTCCTGTTTCCATCTCATGGGCCAGTCAATCCGCCAGGGGAGTTTAACAGCGCCTGTTTTTCTGAGATCCACAGTCTCGCTGTGGCCGCATTCACACTCAAAGGAAACACCGTAGTCACCATCCCAACCAGTCACTTTCGTCGTATCCCTGTCACAGGAGGTACAGAAAACGGAGACCGGCATCCAGTCGGCCGGAAGATCACTTGTCCGGCTTTCATTGAGCTGACGGCGAATTACATCCTGATGAACCAGAGCATTTTTAATGCCTTCTGCATACTCAGAGTTCCGGTAGCGTTTGGCCTGATAGATATATTCGGGGAAGACACCGACTGTGGGAAGAAGGGCTTCCAGGGATTTCTCATTAGCAGCGGCATAGCTTTCTTCATTTCCCAG contains:
- a CDS encoding cobyric acid synthase, with translation MAKTLMIQGTCSDAGKSILVAAFCRIYTRRGYRVSPFKSQNMSLNSFVTPEGYEIGRAQAVQAQAAKRAPHVDMNPVLLKPEGDSRSQIVLMGKPWKSQDASDYFMTKKALWVEVSSALDRLMDDNDLVIIEGAGSPAEINLNEHEIVNMAVARFLDAPVLLTGDIDRGGVFASLYGTLVLVDEDRHRIKGFLINKFRGDVSLLTPGLKMLEDRCGGVPTLGVIPFIPDIYLAQEDSVFIDKNRQFGDRDGLPLVVIKLPHMSNYDDFDPFLNEKGLSIHFISQPSELPETTAALLLPGTKTTIQDLQWLKETGLFARIRQLAEEGTPVVGICGGYQMMGSMIQDPEAVETGGGSMEALGLLNAKTIFSKEKTTLQTRGRLILNKGFFRNIHNQSCSGYEIHMGETRNLSEGNALYRREDGSFDGSVSEDGLCWGSYMHGIFDNQTLRRAFLMSLGWHPGEEGKSEETLREQEFERIADVVEQAVDMDALDRLIGLKV
- the rmuC gene encoding DNA recombination protein RmuC; this translates as METIIIGGLTLLSGILFFLLLLKKRSPGDNGMLQMGKRLEQLDRLARQVEEMNTIFHSPRLRGGLGETLLEELIRNRLPRESYSFQHSFSGGQRADAVIRMGSYKVAVDAKFPLEQLSGFWESSDPELPKSVRKVFLSHAASIASKYILPREGTMPFALMYIPSENVYYRVFIAGSASLQEELLSLGVLPVGPSSLFVYLQTVAYGFRGFSFSSRSREMMHLISQIRKDYDVFSRQYLIAGTHLKNFHKAWEDSGARLSELDRNIRRLDESDPDES
- a CDS encoding aminopeptidase; the encoded protein is MINYEKYAQIVLQKGLNLKKGQNLLINCNVGNYDMARSLAREAYAMGAGFVEISVQDNYITKARLEAQDGDALTYIPNYQIGRAHQMLSEDWARIRIDSTEEQDILSDVDSGKLSHQTKASRKALKFVSSSMMNGEHPWCVICSPGPEWAIKVLGDKARTEELWEVLKPLLRLDREDPSEAWEEHGRDLWTRCKILNEKKLDHLHFEAEGTDLTIGLNSIGRWHGGPGALPDGRMIFNNLPTEEVFTTPDFKRCDGTVRTTKSLKVLESPVEGAWFRFEKGRVVDFGADKGKDVLEQFLNMDEGARSLGEVALVDESSPIAVSGLIFGSILYDENASCHIALGAGYPFCLEMPPGTSGEGALKGFGCNNSLVHTDFMIGSPRLNVTGYDKDGKAFPLIKKGSFTLS
- a CDS encoding endonuclease/exonuclease/phosphatase family protein, whose amino-acid sequence is MKGNILLILTVSLIFSCLMPEEPEIASLSIMTWNVQNLFDDQSSGQEYEEYDPHESDWDEAKMRIKLENLKEILLSVDSELPDIILMQEVESRQILDLLNKEYLDGYYSFIDAWDDRESAICCGILSRYTPQEVHLHFPGSYGKRPLRPVVEIHFILGKERLILFNNHWKSRAGGQAGTEEARIRAASVLSGRIRELQNQGDVNLVVAGDLNGSWEDFRPGGVQTAQIPVEEMQNVSWQNSLYISLNPEDTFLTTDKTVLFSPWKGMESEGSYFFQNRWMKLDHFFLDRGLVDQSGLEYLSSRCMAVPLMCDDQGHPAGWESWRSDGYSDHFPLILFLGNPDTR
- a CDS encoding ATP-dependent Clp protease proteolytic subunit, producing the protein MIRRLEEEGKGQKSEGEQEALSQKMLKTRTILLSGEINKELAEKVIRQLLLLEADSDDSIKVFIDSPGGDADAGFAIYDMIRFIKPDVYTIGMGLVASAGSLILLAAPVDKRIGLPNSHYLIHQPLSGIRGVATEIEIHANELEKLRVKINKLIAAETGMDEKKIGEDTDRDCWMSAEDGLEYKLVSKIICKRAELDQLDKS